In a single window of the Primulina huaijiensis isolate GDHJ02 unplaced genomic scaffold, ASM1229523v2 scaffold43279, whole genome shotgun sequence genome:
- the LOC140970003 gene encoding homeobox protein ATH1-like isoform X2: MLRSSLVPLNYSGSVDSQGQNVVTGFSLPLPNSDCGQIPIRPAEASSVEIWNVHSGTDAVRDYSVGTSYPLATNFQSPELFMEGIPISGAVALHAISVARYGTSEDQQKLTTLDSCAYPLEYPNSTVPNHSSNVASSSFETMNYGYEGSPFDRRTKWNFNKFTSQELFRRIVGRNGTENSASNGWVLSENTAGMDSSSPGASHSELCLSLSTCQRSVAPGTSIREHCSEMSSVTSYALHRKHVGSEQKSCSSNNPSLSFNSDKPLQLSLMSGSRFFQAMQEILAEIARYALLSYTSTCIGNGINVSFSSSCPSERGFSALDFSDGIDRGCGVISRNNLIQRGVEAKKRQLLALLQVVDDQYNHCLDEVHTVISAFHAVTQLDPNIHARFALPTIASMYKNLRERISCRILEISANFTECEPLQEKSFEMSLVQKQWALQQLRKRDPQLWRPQRGLPERSVSVLRAWMFQNFLHPYPKDTEKHLLALRSGLTRSQVSNWFINARVRLWKPMIEEMYAEMNGRKTHGTRTSHVLFENGRFTMN; encoded by the exons ATGCTGCGATCATCCTTAGTGCCCCTCAATTATTCTGGTTCGGTTGACAGCCAAGGCCAAAATGTTGTGACTGGTTTTTCTCTGCCTCTACCCAATTCTGATTGTGGGCAAATACCGATTCGTCCCGCGGAAGCAAGTTCTGTTGAAATTTGGAATGTGCATTCAGGGACGGATGCTGTTAGAGATTACTCCGTCGGAACATCATATCCCTTAGCAACAAACTTTCAAAGTCCAGAGCTATTTATGGAGGGGATCCCTATTTCTGGTGCTGTAGCCCTTCACGCCATTTCAGTTGCGAGATATGGCACCTCTGAGGATCAACAAAAGCTAACAACTTTGGATTCTTGTGCTTATCCTCTTGAATACCCAAACAGTACTGTTCCTAATCACTCTTCCAATGTTGCGAGTTCTTCCTTTGAGACTATGAATTACGGTTACGAAGGTTCACCCTTTGACCGGAGAACTAAATGGAATTTCAATAAATTCACAAGCCAAGAACTTTTTAGGAGAATCGTGGGAAGAAATGGAACTGAAAACTCTGCCTCGAATGGATGGGTTTTATCTGAAAATACAGCGGGCATGGATTCTAGTAGTCCAGGTGCCTCTCACAGTGAGTTGTGCTTGAGTCTTTCAACGTGTCAACGTTCTGTAGCTCCTGGAACTTCGATTCGGGAACATTGCTCCGAAATGAGCTCGGTAACAAGCTATGCTTTGCATAGAAAACATGTGGGATCAGAACAAAAATCTTGTAGCAGCAATAATCCGTCGTTGAGCTTTAACTCTGACAAGCCACTTCAGCTATCACTGATGTCTGGATCAAGATTTTTCCAGGCAATGCAAGAAATTCTTGCCGAAATTGCTCGTTATGCCCTTTTAAGCTATACATCCACGTGTATTGGCAATGGAATAAATGTTTCGTTTTCTTCAAGTTGTCCATCTGAACGAGGATTCTCGGCCCTTGATTTCTCCGATGGTATTGACCGAGGGTGTGGAGTCATTTCCCGAAACAATCTCATACAACGAGGGGTTGAAGCCAAGAAGAGACAGTTACTTGCTTTATTGCAAGTG GTTGATGATCAATACAACCACTGCTTGGATGAGGTTCACACAGTAATATCTGCATTTCACGCAGTGACACAGTTGGATCCGAATATACATGCTCGATTTGCTCTCCCTACCATTGCTTCAATGTACAAAAACCTTAGGGAGAGAATTAGCTGCCGCATTCTTGAAATTAGTGCGAACTTTACTGAGTGCGAACCCCTACAAGAAAAGTCATTTGAAATGTCGTTGGTTCAAAAGCAATGGGCCCTCCAGCAGCTAAGGAAGAGAGATCCTCAGCTGTGGAGGCCACAGAGAGGATTACCCGAAAGATCTGTGTCGGTTTTGAGGGCATGgatgtttcaaaattttcttcatcC GTACCCTAAAGATACAGAGAAACATCTTCTTGCATTGAGAAGCGGATTAACAAGGAGCCAG GTGTCGAATTGGTTTATAAATGCTCGTGTTCGGCTGTGGAAACCAATGATAGAGGAAATGTACGCAGAGATGAACGGAAGAAAGACTCATGGTACCCGCACAAGTCATGTTCTCTTCGAGAACGGGAGATTTACCATGAATTGA
- the LOC140970003 gene encoding homeobox protein ATH1-like isoform X1: MQTDAGGLHSVVADVSMLRSSLVPLNYSGSVDSQGQNVVTGFSLPLPNSDCGQIPIRPAEASSVEIWNVHSGTDAVRDYSVGTSYPLATNFQSPELFMEGIPISGAVALHAISVARYGTSEDQQKLTTLDSCAYPLEYPNSTVPNHSSNVASSSFETMNYGYEGSPFDRRTKWNFNKFTSQELFRRIVGRNGTENSASNGWVLSENTAGMDSSSPGASHSELCLSLSTCQRSVAPGTSIREHCSEMSSVTSYALHRKHVGSEQKSCSSNNPSLSFNSDKPLQLSLMSGSRFFQAMQEILAEIARYALLSYTSTCIGNGINVSFSSSCPSERGFSALDFSDGIDRGCGVISRNNLIQRGVEAKKRQLLALLQVVDDQYNHCLDEVHTVISAFHAVTQLDPNIHARFALPTIASMYKNLRERISCRILEISANFTECEPLQEKSFEMSLVQKQWALQQLRKRDPQLWRPQRGLPERSVSVLRAWMFQNFLHPYPKDTEKHLLALRSGLTRSQVSNWFINARVRLWKPMIEEMYAEMNGRKTHGTRTSHVLFENGRFTMN; encoded by the exons ATGCAGACAGACGCTGGTGGATTGCATTCTGTTGTTGCAGATGTAAGCATGCTGCGATCATCCTTAGTGCCCCTCAATTATTCTGGTTCGGTTGACAGCCAAGGCCAAAATGTTGTGACTGGTTTTTCTCTGCCTCTACCCAATTCTGATTGTGGGCAAATACCGATTCGTCCCGCGGAAGCAAGTTCTGTTGAAATTTGGAATGTGCATTCAGGGACGGATGCTGTTAGAGATTACTCCGTCGGAACATCATATCCCTTAGCAACAAACTTTCAAAGTCCAGAGCTATTTATGGAGGGGATCCCTATTTCTGGTGCTGTAGCCCTTCACGCCATTTCAGTTGCGAGATATGGCACCTCTGAGGATCAACAAAAGCTAACAACTTTGGATTCTTGTGCTTATCCTCTTGAATACCCAAACAGTACTGTTCCTAATCACTCTTCCAATGTTGCGAGTTCTTCCTTTGAGACTATGAATTACGGTTACGAAGGTTCACCCTTTGACCGGAGAACTAAATGGAATTTCAATAAATTCACAAGCCAAGAACTTTTTAGGAGAATCGTGGGAAGAAATGGAACTGAAAACTCTGCCTCGAATGGATGGGTTTTATCTGAAAATACAGCGGGCATGGATTCTAGTAGTCCAGGTGCCTCTCACAGTGAGTTGTGCTTGAGTCTTTCAACGTGTCAACGTTCTGTAGCTCCTGGAACTTCGATTCGGGAACATTGCTCCGAAATGAGCTCGGTAACAAGCTATGCTTTGCATAGAAAACATGTGGGATCAGAACAAAAATCTTGTAGCAGCAATAATCCGTCGTTGAGCTTTAACTCTGACAAGCCACTTCAGCTATCACTGATGTCTGGATCAAGATTTTTCCAGGCAATGCAAGAAATTCTTGCCGAAATTGCTCGTTATGCCCTTTTAAGCTATACATCCACGTGTATTGGCAATGGAATAAATGTTTCGTTTTCTTCAAGTTGTCCATCTGAACGAGGATTCTCGGCCCTTGATTTCTCCGATGGTATTGACCGAGGGTGTGGAGTCATTTCCCGAAACAATCTCATACAACGAGGGGTTGAAGCCAAGAAGAGACAGTTACTTGCTTTATTGCAAGTG GTTGATGATCAATACAACCACTGCTTGGATGAGGTTCACACAGTAATATCTGCATTTCACGCAGTGACACAGTTGGATCCGAATATACATGCTCGATTTGCTCTCCCTACCATTGCTTCAATGTACAAAAACCTTAGGGAGAGAATTAGCTGCCGCATTCTTGAAATTAGTGCGAACTTTACTGAGTGCGAACCCCTACAAGAAAAGTCATTTGAAATGTCGTTGGTTCAAAAGCAATGGGCCCTCCAGCAGCTAAGGAAGAGAGATCCTCAGCTGTGGAGGCCACAGAGAGGATTACCCGAAAGATCTGTGTCGGTTTTGAGGGCATGgatgtttcaaaattttcttcatcC GTACCCTAAAGATACAGAGAAACATCTTCTTGCATTGAGAAGCGGATTAACAAGGAGCCAG GTGTCGAATTGGTTTATAAATGCTCGTGTTCGGCTGTGGAAACCAATGATAGAGGAAATGTACGCAGAGATGAACGGAAGAAAGACTCATGGTACCCGCACAAGTCATGTTCTCTTCGAGAACGGGAGATTTACCATGAATTGA
- the LOC140970010 gene encoding protein NDL2-like isoform X2, translating into MADSSDSVSVDMDSIPLAGKEHIVKTSCGSVSVSVFGDQDKPALITYPDLALNHMSCFQGLLFCPEAFSLLLHNFCIYHISPPGHELGAAIACPEEPLLSVDDLADQIAEILNYFGLGAVMCLGVTAGAYIITLFALKYSQRVMGLILVSPLCKAPSWTEWFWNKVMSNLLYICGMCRLAKDLLLMRYFSKVVRGSVDVPESDVVQSCRRLLGERQSPNVIRFLEALNGRPDITDGLRKLQCRSLIFVGENSPFHYEALHMTSKLDRRFSALVEVQACGSMVTEEQPDAMLIPLEYFLMGFGFYRPYQFDVSPRSPLSPTSIAPELFSPESMGVKLKPIKTRFHGELQV; encoded by the exons ATGGCGGACTCCAGCGACTCTGTCTCTGTTGACATGGATTCCATTCCTCTCGCGGGGAAG GAGCATATCGTGAAAACTAGCTGTGGTTCTGTctcagtttcagtttttggagaCCAAGACAAGCCTGCTTTAATTACTTATCCTGATTTAGCTTTAAACC ATATGTCCTGTTTCCAAGGATTATTATTTTGTCCAGAAGCGTTTTCTCTTCTTCTTCACAACTTCTGTATCTACCATATCAGTCCTCCTGGGCATGAG TTAGGAGCTGCCATTGCTTGCCCCGAGGAACCCTTATTATCTGTTGATGATTTAGCTGATCAGATTGCTGAAATCCTTAATTATTTTGG CCTTGGTGCGGTGATGTGCCTGGGTGTAACAGCTGGAGCTTATATTATTACCTTGTTTGCT TTAAAGTACTCTCAGAGAGTTATGGGCTTGATTCTTGTTTCCCCACTATGCAAAGCACCATCTTGGACAGAGTGGTTTTGGAATAAG GTGATGTCAAATTTACTGTACATATGTGGCATGTGTCGTTTAGCGAAGGATTTATTGCTTATGCGGTATTTCAGCAAG GTAGTTCGTGGCAGTGTGGACGTACCAGAGTCAGATGTCGTCCAATCATGCAGAAGA TTATTGGGAGAGAGGCAGAGTCCAAATGTGATACGGTTTCTTGAAGCCCTGAATGG GAGACCAGACATCACCGATGGGTTAAGGAAACTACAGTGTCGATCCTTAATTTTTGTGGGAGAAAACTCTCCCTTCCACTACGAGGCCCTCCACATGACATCAAAGCTAGACAGGAGATTCAGTGCCCTGGTTGAG GTTCAAGCTTGCGGTTCAATGGTTACTGAAGAACAACCGGATGCAATGTTGATACCATTGGAATATTTCCTCATGGGGTTCGGCTTCTACAGACCATATCAATTCGATGTGAGCCCACGAAGCCCCTTGAGTCCAACGAGCATTGCCCCTGAACTCTTCTCACCAGAAAGCATGGGCGTGAAGTTAAAGCCAATCAAAACAAGATTCCATGGAGAATTACAGGTATAA
- the LOC140970010 gene encoding protein NDL2-like isoform X1 → MADSSDSVSVDMDSIPLAGKEHIVKTSCGSVSVSVFGDQDKPALITYPDLALNHMSCFQGLLFCPEAFSLLLHNFCIYHISPPGHELGAAIACPEEPLLSVDDLADQIAEILNYFGLGAVMCLGVTAGAYIITLFALKYSQRVMGLILVSPLCKAPSWTEWFWNKVMSNLLYICGMCRLAKDLLLMRYFSKVVRGSVDVPESDVVQSCRRLLGERQSPNVIRFLEALNGRPDITDGLRKLQCRSLIFVGENSPFHYEALHMTSKLDRRFSALVEVCDSPFETLHNGFREQLFNIYPANCLTDTWCSLIRPLTKVPQSDVGQRHHDLEKCTQESFLNNPFHFCLYTYWQVQACGSMVTEEQPDAMLIPLEYFLMGFGFYRPYQFDVSPRSPLSPTSIAPELFSPESMGVKLKPIKTRFHGELQV, encoded by the exons ATGGCGGACTCCAGCGACTCTGTCTCTGTTGACATGGATTCCATTCCTCTCGCGGGGAAG GAGCATATCGTGAAAACTAGCTGTGGTTCTGTctcagtttcagtttttggagaCCAAGACAAGCCTGCTTTAATTACTTATCCTGATTTAGCTTTAAACC ATATGTCCTGTTTCCAAGGATTATTATTTTGTCCAGAAGCGTTTTCTCTTCTTCTTCACAACTTCTGTATCTACCATATCAGTCCTCCTGGGCATGAG TTAGGAGCTGCCATTGCTTGCCCCGAGGAACCCTTATTATCTGTTGATGATTTAGCTGATCAGATTGCTGAAATCCTTAATTATTTTGG CCTTGGTGCGGTGATGTGCCTGGGTGTAACAGCTGGAGCTTATATTATTACCTTGTTTGCT TTAAAGTACTCTCAGAGAGTTATGGGCTTGATTCTTGTTTCCCCACTATGCAAAGCACCATCTTGGACAGAGTGGTTTTGGAATAAG GTGATGTCAAATTTACTGTACATATGTGGCATGTGTCGTTTAGCGAAGGATTTATTGCTTATGCGGTATTTCAGCAAG GTAGTTCGTGGCAGTGTGGACGTACCAGAGTCAGATGTCGTCCAATCATGCAGAAGA TTATTGGGAGAGAGGCAGAGTCCAAATGTGATACGGTTTCTTGAAGCCCTGAATGG GAGACCAGACATCACCGATGGGTTAAGGAAACTACAGTGTCGATCCTTAATTTTTGTGGGAGAAAACTCTCCCTTCCACTACGAGGCCCTCCACATGACATCAAAGCTAGACAGGAGATTCAGTGCCCTGGTTGAGGTTTGCGACTCGCCCTTTGAAACTCTACATAACGGATTCCGGGagcaattatttaatatttatcctGCAAATTGCTTGACGGATACATGGTGTAGTCTGATAAGACCTTTGACAAAGGTCCCGCAATCTGATGTGGGACAGAGGCATCATGATTTGGAAAAATGCACTCAGGAATCATTCCTTAATAATCCATTCCATTTCTGTTTGTACACATACTGGCAGGTTCAAGCTTGCGGTTCAATGGTTACTGAAGAACAACCGGATGCAATGTTGATACCATTGGAATATTTCCTCATGGGGTTCGGCTTCTACAGACCATATCAATTCGATGTGAGCCCACGAAGCCCCTTGAGTCCAACGAGCATTGCCCCTGAACTCTTCTCACCAGAAAGCATGGGCGTGAAGTTAAAGCCAATCAAAACAAGATTCCATGGAGAATTACAGGTATAA